One genomic region from Cucumis melo cultivar AY chromosome 9, USDA_Cmelo_AY_1.0, whole genome shotgun sequence encodes:
- the LOC103483050 gene encoding MDIS1-interacting receptor like kinase 2-like: protein MEPKSQFPNLWGYDGKLVYDEIIQATENFDDKYCIGRGGSGTVYKAEMSSGEVFAVKKLDFWDSDMGMENLKSFKREVATLSEVRHRNIVKLYGFCSRGENTFLVYDFIERGSLWEVLRSEEKVIEVDWVKRVEILKGVAEALCYLHHDCVPAIVHCDVTTKNVLLDVDFEAHVADFGTARFLKFDALHSTDVAGTHGYMAPELAYTSKVTEKCDVYSFGVVSLEVLMGRHPGEALLPLQSSAQKAIEMEALLDPRLACPQRGKLLSELSSLVSIAISCVQAEPHLRPNMLNVCRLMGLN, encoded by the exons ATGGAACCAAAATCGCAATTTCCAAACCTCTGGGGGTACGACGGGAAGCTAGTATACGACGAGATAATCCAAGCAACAGAGAATTTCGATGACAAATACTGCATCGGAAGAGGAGGGTCAGGAACAGTTTACAAAGCCGAAATGTCGAGTGGTGAGGTATTCGCAGTAAAGAAGCTCGACTTTTGGGACAGTGACATGGGGATGGAGAATTTGAAGAGTTTCAAAAGGGAAGTCGCGACACTAAGCGAGGTCCGACATCGAAACATAGTTAAGCTTTACGGGTTCTGCTCGAGAGGTGAAAACACGTTTTTGGTATACGATTTCATCGAAAGAGGGAGTTTATGGGAAGTTTTGAGAAGTGAAGAGAAGGTGATAGAGGTTGACTGGGTAAAGAGAGTTGAGATACTGAAGGGTGTGGCTGAGGCTTTGTGTTATTTGCATCATGACTGCGTTCCGGCGATCGTCCACTGTGATGTGACGACGAAGAATGTTTTGTTGGATGTGGATTTCGAAGCTCATGTGGCGGATTTTGGGACTGCAAGGTTTTTGAAGTTTGATGCTTTGCATTCCACTGATGTTGCTGGCACTCATGGCTATATGGCTCCAG AGCTTGCATATACGAGCAAAGTAACAGAAAAATGTGACGTTTATAGCTTTGGAGTGGTAAGTTTGGAAGTATTGATGGGAAGACATCCAGGAGAAGCCCTTCTACCTTTACAAAGTTCCGCACAAAAGGCCATTGAGATGGAAGCACTGTTGGATCCTCGTCTTGCATGCCCTCAAAGAGGAAAGCTTTTAAGTGAATTGAGCTCACTTGTGAGTATAGCAATCTCTTGTGTGCAAGCTGAACCTCATTTACGTCCCAATATGCTCAACGTCTGTCGTTTGATGGGATTGAATTGA